The stretch of DNA TGACGGCGACCTGAGTTTTAGCAGCGGCGCGGTGACAGGCAGTGTTGATGATAATATGTTTCGGATGCGCGGCGATGACGAACGCGAAATGACATCGATAGAGCTATTTCAAAACCGTCGCGGCGAAATATTTGATAGCATTGATACCAATACCAATAACGCTGCCCTGCACTTGCGATTAGGGCGCGCGGTGTTGCTGCTTATCCTCCCGTTCATCGCTGTGCCTTTTGGTCTGAACTATGGCCGTAATCCTTCATCGGCGGGTATCTTCATTGGCGTTGTCATGCTGGTATCGCTACAAAAAGCCCTTGAATTGGGGCAGAGCCTTGGTGCGAGCGGCACAATACCGCCTTGGGCGGGCATATGGCCAACTATAATTGCTGTTGGATTATTCGCGGCATGGATATTCCGCAAAAGCGCGTATAAAATGGGCCAACCGCCCCTCACCGCGATTAGCTTTTATCTCAACGGCTTACAAGAAGGCCTAAAGACCCGCATCAAACGCGTTGGGACGATTATCCGTGGGGATACGGCCTAGTGTTTAAATTCCTCACATATCTATCCAAATCATTTTTTATCACTTGGTTGACCGTTGTGTTCGGTTTCTTGGTGCTGATCGGACTGCTTGATTCACTTGCCAATGGCGGGGATATTCTGGCTGATGACGGAACATTTGTGGATACATTCCGCTATATGGCTTACCGCGCGCCCGTCATATTTGACCGCATCTTCATCTTTACAATCCATGTCGCCATATTGCTGACCTTTGTGAAACTTATCCGGAATCACGAACTTGTCGCCCTGCTGGGGTTTGGTATTTCAGCGCCGAAGCAAATCGCGCTGCTGGCGCCTGCGGTTTTAACGGCGGGACTGGTATCTATTATCGCAATAAACGTCCTTATGCCGCCTTCTGTTCGCGCGCTACAAGCCTGGGGTATTGGCGAGTATAAAATAAAAAATGTCACAGAGGACAACCCGCTCTGGATGGAAGATGCGGGCCGTATCATGCGCGCCGCAGACCGCGATAGTATGAATACGCTCGGCACGTTAGAGCTTTACGAACGCTCACCCGACACGGGCGCGATAACCAATGTAACATGGGCAGAACGCGCCGATTTTACGGGCGATAGCTGGAGATTATCTGGCGTGCGTACATTGGACGTCAAAGGCGCGGACGGCGAAGCGCGGCAAGCGGAAACAGTGGACGGCAACATCAGTTGGGAAACCAAGCAAACCCCGCAATCCATTGCGCGCCTTGCCGCTGAACCGCGTGATTTAGCCTTGTCCGATATGGCCGTATTTAGTGAAAAGGGAAATTCGGGTAGCAAGCCGAGCTTTGCTTACGGCTTTTGGTATCTACACCGCATTACGCGGCCTTTGGCGGCACTGCTTCTGCTACTGCTGGCTGTGCCCATTATGCAACGCGTCGGGCGACAAGATACAGGTGACCAAGCCTTGATTATCGGCATCACAGCGGGCTTCTTATTCCTCATTATTGACGGCGCTATGGCGACATTTGCGGCCTCTGGCGGTATTGCGATTGGATGGGCCATAGCCTTCCCCCTGCTGGTTGTTGGCCTTATTGGTAGCTTCTTGCTGCTGCGAACTGAAAGCCTGACATAGGGTCATGACGGCGCCTGCCCCTGTTTTTATCGTCAACAATTTGAGCGAAACTGTCGCCAAGCGTGGATCCATCCTGCGCACGGTGGCGAGTGACACGAAGGCTGTGCTTTACGACAACGATATTTTCGATACGCTAGATACCATCGTTAAAGAAACCCATAGCAAGAGCCGCGATCACGTCTTTATCGAAGGTGGTGACGGAACCTGCCAAGGCGTGATTACGGCCTTTATGGCCCATTATGCTGCGCTACAGCCCCTACCGCGTTTCACGCTTGTGCCGGGCGGCATGACGAACCAAGTTGCAGGCGTGATTGGTATGAAACGCCCCACTGCGCAAAAAATTAAAGCGTTGCTCGCGGGGCAGTTTACCCATGAAAAACTGCCCCTCATCACCGTCACATCCGGGTCAAATAGTGTTAGCTATAACGGCTTTCTGTTCTCCACGGGGGCCATTCCGATGATCACGCAATACACCAAGCAGAAGCTGCATAAGCGCGGCATTGGTGGTTCGCCAGCCGTCATTGGCGGTATTGTACGTGGGGTGAGCGGGCAGCGCGCAGATGTGATGCACCCGACTCCCATCACACTGACCATAGACGGCGGCACGCCAATATCAGACAATCATTTAGGCACTGTTCTGACCACACTACCCAGCCTTTTTAAAGGGCTGGATCCCTTTTGGGGTGAAGGCGACGGTGAATTACGCCTGACATATGCCAAGGGTGACGCGCGGCGACTACTGTCAAATATCGTCAGCCTGTGGCGCGGACAAAAAAACATCGATAGAACTGCGGATGGCCTCAGCAGCTATAACGCTAGCCAGATAGACTTTAATTACGCTGGCGATGTTGTTCTCGACGGCGAAACGCTTGACCTGCTTGGCCCTAAATTCACAGTAACGCCCTCACGACCCGTGAGCTTCCTATGGTAAATCCAACTCCCGCTAATCCAGACCCGCTTATTGCGCTCCTTAAACATTACGATCACGTAGAGCCGAGCGCACGGGTCAAGACGGTCTGTGATGCCATATCAAAGCGCCATAACGGTCACGTTCTGGGATTTGTCTATTACGGCTCGTCTCTGCGCGATATGAACAATGCCGATAAAATGCTCGATTTTTATGTCCTGATTGATAGCTACCGCAAAACACATAAAAACCCGCTGCGCGCAGCTTTAAACGCGATGATACCGCCTGCGGTTTATTATCACGAAATGACACATCAGGACGGGGTCCTAACCACCTGTAAATATTCGCTAATATCGATTAAGGCCTTTGAAAACCGCGCGACATCAAAGGCGTTGTTGTCGACAGTTTGGGGGCGTTTCTCCCAGCCTTGCGTCATGTTGTTTCCGAAAGATGACACTGTTAATGACCGTATTATGCAGGCCCGCGCCAAGGCTGTGCGTCATATTGCAAGCGAGACGATACCGCTGCTGGAGGGCCCTGTTGATACGGCGACGTTCTGGGCGCGGGGGTTTCGTGAAAGCTACCGCACAGAATTACGGCCTGAGAGCTCTGACGGACGATCACGCGAGATTGTTGCCCGTTATCAAGAGCGCTATGACGCCATTATGGCAGAGTTGTTCGGCGCAGCAGACGAAAGCCTTTACGCCCTGCCCCCTGTATCAGCGGGTGCGAAACGCCGCTGCAAAACGCGGTGGGCGTTCCGCCGTATGTTGGGCAAACCTATGACCGCTATACGCCTTATCAACAATGCGGCGACATTTGACGGCGGGCTTGATTACGTACTTCGGAAGCTTAAAAACCACTCTGGCGTCACAATAGAGCCAACCTCATTTCAAAGGAAACATCCCGTGATTTGCGCCCCCGTATTAGGCTGGAAACTATGGCGCAAAGGCGCGTTTCGCTAGGCCGTTATTCTGCCGCCTGCATTTTAGTCATCATGGACTGCATCATTGACGCTTGGTTCGTCTTCAAATCACCAAAAGCTTTGATGATTTGATTGATGTCCTCTTCTGTATGAGCCGCCGACAGACTAATCCGAAGTAAGCTAGAGCTTTGCGGCGTCCCAGGCGGTACAGCCAAATTCACGTAAACACCGCTTTCAATCAGTGCGTTCCATTCCATGGCCGCGACCGCCTCATTCGGACGGCGCACAGCAATAACGGGGCTAGGCTCAGCACATAGATCATAGTCCATAGCCGCCAAACCAGCGTGCAGTTGCGCGGCGCGGTCTTTCAAATTCTGCCGCAGATGCGCGCCTGTTTTAACCTTTTCAACAGCCGCTCTTGCTGCGCAAATATTAGACGGCGTGGCACTAGCGGTAAACATATAGGGTCGCATAACCTTGCGTGTGATTTCAAATTCCGGGTGCTTAGACGCACAAAACCCGCCAACAGAGGCGAGTGATTTTGAAAATGTGCCAGAGATAAAATCAATTTTATCAAGCACACCTTGTTCCTCGGCGATACCGCAGCCCGTGGGGCCGAACACGCCGTAGCTATGGGCTTCGTCAATGTATAGATAGCCGCCGTGACGGTGCGTAACATCCACAAATTCATCAACGGGCGCTATGTCGCCGAACATGGAATACATGCCCTCAATCACGACAAGCGCGTTGCCGCCCTCAATCTCGCCTTGGCGGCGCAGTCGTTTGTCTAGGTCTTCGGGACTATTATGACGGAACCGAATGGTCGATGCGCCCGTCAGCCGCGTGCCGTCGATGATACAGGCATGCGCGTCAGCATCCATAAAGATGATATCTTTATCGCCCGCAAGGCCCGCAATGGCCGCCAAATTCGTCTGATAACCCGTAGTAAAAACCACACAGCTTGGCATGCCCAAATGCTCCGCTAGGGCGTTTTCCAAATCAATATGTTCGTGGTAGCTGCCGTTGGCTACGCGCGAGCCTGTGGTGCCCGTGCCGTGGCGCGTCACCGCGTCTTTGGCCGCTGCCATACAGTCTTCGTCAAATGTTAGGCCGAGGTAGTTATTGGTACCCGCGAGCAGGATTTCGCGGTTGCCGACGCGGCCTTTGGTGGCCGATAAAATATCGTCAAATTGAACACCCAATGCGTCTTTGCCGATTTTCATCATCATATCGACGCGGGATTGTAACGGGGCGTATTTATCAAAAAGAGACATAGATTTGACCTGATTAAGACGTGAGTTCGGTAATAGCGTTGACAAGCTCGCCGACTGTTTTGATGTCGGATACTAATTCCATCGGAATAGAAATATCATAGTGATCTTCTAATCCCATAACCAAATCAAACACAGCGACGCTGTCGACTTCCAAATCCGACACAATACCGCTGGTCAGTTTAATCGGACGGTTTTCAGGATTATAGGGCTTTAGCAATTCACAGATTTTATCGAAAATCTCATCACGGGTTGGCGCGGTCATAAAATACCTATGATTTAGTGTCAGACCGATATGCGGCCAAAGTTTGGGACAGACGATCTGCCATAGACGTATCGCTTTGAATCAACGTCTCACTACGCCAATCGTCATAGAGGAATTCTCGCAATTTTCCTAGGGTCAAGTGGCCGCGGCCAAAGCTCAATGACAGCGCAGACGTAACAGCTGCAACGGGGTATAAAACACTTAACGGAATAGGCACCGCTTTGACAGGTTTGCCAACAGCCTCTGACGCCATTTGCGCAAATTCTGGCCACGTTATCTGCCCCACAGTCGCTGGCGACACTGTCTGGCCGTCATAATCGCCTTTGACCGCGCGGGTGATCAGGTCATTCGCCAAGTCCTGCACGGCGACCAGTGAAAGATAACGCTCCCGCCACCCCCGACCGCCCGGTGCAGGGAGAAAACCACGGTCTATGGCCGAAATAATAGGTTTTGTTGCCTCATCCCCGGGCCCAAATACCGCTGGCGCACGAATGACCGATAAAGGCCCCGAATAGGCGTCCTCCACCGCATCTTCGCCCGCCCGCTTTGACGCTGCGTAAGGGGACAACTCAGGCGCGCGGGCCGCCATGGATGAAAGCAAAACAAAACGCTCAATGCGCGAGTCATTACATGTCTTGGCCAAATCAGCGCTGGCCGTCACATTAACGGCGTCAAAGGCAGCACGATTGCGCGCTTTGATGAGGCCAGCCATATGCAAGATGACGTCGGCCCCCTCTATGAACCCGGCGTCGTTATCGCCCAAAGCCCCCTTAAAGATCGTCAAGCGCGGATGACTTAAATTATTTAATTTCAATGGGTTGCGAGCCAAAGCTCTCACGCGATAGCCAGCCGCAAGTGCGGCGGTTATAACATGCCCGCCAACAAACCCTGTGCCGCCCGTAATGGCAATGAGCGGTGCGTCGGTCACTTAAATTTAGACAGTATCAGATTTGACGATTTTCATCGGGGTTTCGTCGAGCAAGTCGATGATCTGACCCGTGACAAATTTCTCTTTTACGCGTGCACGCGACAGCTTGCCTGAACTAGTGATAATCATGGTGCCACGCGGAACCAGTTGCAATTTCACAGGGACACCGACTTCTAGGCGAATGGCCGCTGTTACAGCCGTGTAGATCTCATCCAGCAATTGCGGGTCACGCGTTCGGCATTCCAGCAGAAGCATGATGTTTTTCTCATCACCTGCCCCGCCCGTCGCAAATGAACAGGCAAGGCCACAGCGGTGCGGTGCCGCTGCCTGTGCGGCCCATTCAATGTCTTGTGGCCAGATATTGCGCCCATGCCACAGGATTAAGTCTTTAAACCGACCCGTAACCACTAATTGGTCTTCTAACCAGTAGCCCAAGTCACCGGTGTTGAGCCAACCATCTTTGGAAAATGATGCCTCTGTCGCCTGTTTATTGCGGAAATACCCCGGCGATACGCTAGGCCCCTTGAGGAAGACTTGTCCAACTTGTTTTTGGCCCAAGACGTCACCGTCAAAATTACGGATTTCAATGGCGTGATCAGGCAACACTGTACCGCAAGCGACAAATGTGCGTTTTTGCTCGTCAGGCGTCAAATCGCTTGCCTCGACGGCTTCGGATGTGCGCTCATAACGGCCCATATCAATTGTATGTTTTAATAACCCCTGCCCGAAAGGCGCGAATGTGGCCGCCAAAGTTGTCTCTGCCAAGCCGTAACTCGGCTTGAACGCATCCTCAGCAAACCCCATAGGACCAAATGTTTTGGCAAATTCCGTTAACGGTTCAGGACGCACCATATCACCGCCAATACCGGCTGCACGCCAGCTGGAGAGATCAAGCTCTCTGTCCTCGCGCCAACGGCGCACGCAAAGCTCGTATCCAAAGGTTGGGCTATAAGACAGTGTACCTTTGTGATCAGAAATAAGCTGCAACCACGTCATCGGACGGCGCGTAAAGTCTTGCGGATCAAGATAATCCACGGTCAGCTGGCTCATCATCGGCGCAATCATGAAGCCAATCAGGCCCATATCATGATACATCGGAAGCCAAGTGGTGCCGCGGTCATCCTCTTTCATTTGCATGCCGTCACGGGTAATGCCGCGACAATTAGACGACACAGAAAACTGCGTGCCCAAAATGCCCTTTGGCGAGCTAGAGCTACCAGATGAATATTGGATATAGCACAAGCCGTCAGGACCGTGCGGACGTAAGTTGTCACCCTGTGGTAGGGTAAGCACATCCTCAAAACTAATCACTGGAACATTGGTATCGTTGAGCGCGGAACTCATGATGCTTTCCATGCTGGCGGGCGTGAATAACGCGTGAAAATCGCCTGTTTCGGCCATACGCTGTAATTGACGTTCATAGCTACTGCGTCCACCGAGCGTTACAGGTAGCGGAAGCGGCGCTGGGACTAGCCCTGCATATTGGCAAGCGAAGAACAGCACGGCAAATTCTGGCGAACTGACAGCCGCAATGCCAATGCGCGCGTCTTTATCCGCAAATTTCACAAGGCGCTTAGCCACATCAACCGCACGCTCACGAAGCTCACGATACGGCAGCGCCGTTTTCAGGTCGCCCTTGCCTGTGTAAAAGTTAAATCCTGTGTCACAGGTCGCGGCATAATCAAGGCCGTCACAAAGCGTCGGAAAATCAGAATGGATAATGGGTTTCGACCGCAGGGTCGGTGTTGGCATTGTCATATTATCCCCTCAATATCCGGGTTTTGGCGCTTTGGAGCATTATAGATTCGCGCCTTATCCATTTATCAACATAATTTGTAAAGGAATCACAAACGCTTAGCATCCCCCTAGGCTGTCATGTCATGTTACAAAATATGACAGTTATATGACTTGGACATAAGGCTATTAACAGTGAAAAGGTGTTTATGGACGACCTCAATGATGGGGTTAGTCGTTTTCCTGCCGCTCGGTCCACTCTTACTATAATGCCCGCTTCAGGGGTTTCACGGTGTGCGCTAGAATGGATGGTGGGCGATACTGGGATTGAACCAGTGACCCCTGCCGTGTGAAGGCAGTGCTCTCCCGCTGAGCTAATCGCCCGTTCCATAAGTTTGGTTACCCAAGGTTCGCCAAACGTCAAACGAAGTCGGGTCATTAAGACCCCGTCGCATTAAGTCAAGCCATATCCAGCTTTTTTGCCGCAATCCGCGCCAAGGCCATACGTTCTGCAACCACATCGGGGGAGACATTATCCGCCTCCGCAGCCTCAAAAACCGCAGCCAGCGTGTCAGCAAGGCCGTTAAGCTTTCCGTCCACCCAATTAGGGTCGTAATGGCCTGATAACTCTGCGGCGACATTGATAATCCCGCCGCCGTTAAGGACATAATCAGGGCAATAAAGGATACCGCGTTCATGCAATGCTTGACCCATATCAGGGGTAGCAAGCTGATTATTGGCCGCACCGCCGACTATCTTGACCTGAATACCGCCGATTGTGTTAGCGTTAACGGCTCCGCCCAAAGCACAGGGCGCAAACACATCGGCATCCACCGCATGAATGGCTTCAACAGGCACAACGGATGCATCAAAATCGGATATAGCAGACTGTAAAACGTCATCGCGAATATCAGCGACAATCAGCTTTGCCCCTGCCGCATGTAAATGGCCACAAAGTGCGTAACCGACATGACCAAGCCCTTGAACCGCGACTGTTAAGTCACTGAAATCATTCTTATTAAGCTTGCGTTTAATCGCAACACATAGCCCACGATAGACCCCGTCTGCGGTTACAGGAGATGGATCACCAGAGGCCGCGGCGCCTTCGTCTAGGCCTGCAACATAATCCGTTTGCCTATGGATAACGCGCATATCATCAGGCGACACGCCGACATCCTCAGCGGTGTAATAGGCGCCGCCAACTCGGTTTAGCGCGCGCCCATAGGCGGCGAATATAGCCTCGCGGTCGAATTCGCCCTCGGGCTTCATAATGACGCCTTTACCGCCGCCGTGCGGGATATCCGCCATAGCGTTTTTAAGGCTCATAGCGCGCGATAGGCGCAAGGCGTCGGTTAGGGCAGACGCGCTATCTGCATAGCTCCAAAACCGTGTGCCGCCTGCCGATGGTCCCAAAGTTGTGGAATGGACGGCGATAATGCAGC from Fretibacter rubidus encodes:
- a CDS encoding LptF/LptG family permease, which codes for MFKFLTYLSKSFFITWLTVVFGFLVLIGLLDSLANGGDILADDGTFVDTFRYMAYRAPVIFDRIFIFTIHVAILLTFVKLIRNHELVALLGFGISAPKQIALLAPAVLTAGLVSIIAINVLMPPSVRALQAWGIGEYKIKNVTEDNPLWMEDAGRIMRAADRDSMNTLGTLELYERSPDTGAITNVTWAERADFTGDSWRLSGVRTLDVKGADGEARQAETVDGNISWETKQTPQSIARLAAEPRDLALSDMAVFSEKGNSGSKPSFAYGFWYLHRITRPLAALLLLLLAVPIMQRVGRQDTGDQALIIGITAGFLFLIIDGAMATFAASGGIAIGWAIAFPLLVVGLIGSFLLLRTESLT
- a CDS encoding diacylglycerol kinase family protein; this translates as MTAPAPVFIVNNLSETVAKRGSILRTVASDTKAVLYDNDIFDTLDTIVKETHSKSRDHVFIEGGDGTCQGVITAFMAHYAALQPLPRFTLVPGGMTNQVAGVIGMKRPTAQKIKALLAGQFTHEKLPLITVTSGSNSVSYNGFLFSTGAIPMITQYTKQKLHKRGIGGSPAVIGGIVRGVSGQRADVMHPTPITLTIDGGTPISDNHLGTVLTTLPSLFKGLDPFWGEGDGELRLTYAKGDARRLLSNIVSLWRGQKNIDRTADGLSSYNASQIDFNYAGDVVLDGETLDLLGPKFTVTPSRPVSFLW
- a CDS encoding aminotransferase class I/II-fold pyridoxal phosphate-dependent enzyme, which codes for MSLFDKYAPLQSRVDMMMKIGKDALGVQFDDILSATKGRVGNREILLAGTNNYLGLTFDEDCMAAAKDAVTRHGTGTTGSRVANGSYHEHIDLENALAEHLGMPSCVVFTTGYQTNLAAIAGLAGDKDIIFMDADAHACIIDGTRLTGASTIRFRHNSPEDLDKRLRRQGEIEGGNALVVIEGMYSMFGDIAPVDEFVDVTHRHGGYLYIDEAHSYGVFGPTGCGIAEEQGVLDKIDFISGTFSKSLASVGGFCASKHPEFEITRKVMRPYMFTASATPSNICAARAAVEKVKTGAHLRQNLKDRAAQLHAGLAAMDYDLCAEPSPVIAVRRPNEAVAAMEWNALIESGVYVNLAVPPGTPQSSSLLRISLSAAHTEEDINQIIKAFGDLKTNQASMMQSMMTKMQAAE
- a CDS encoding acyl carrier protein: MTAPTRDEIFDKICELLKPYNPENRPIKLTSGIVSDLEVDSVAVFDLVMGLEDHYDISIPMELVSDIKTVGELVNAITELTS
- a CDS encoding NAD-dependent epimerase/dehydratase family protein, translating into MTDAPLIAITGGTGFVGGHVITAALAAGYRVRALARNPLKLNNLSHPRLTIFKGALGDNDAGFIEGADVILHMAGLIKARNRAAFDAVNVTASADLAKTCNDSRIERFVLLSSMAARAPELSPYAASKRAGEDAVEDAYSGPLSVIRAPAVFGPGDEATKPIISAIDRGFLPAPGGRGWRERYLSLVAVQDLANDLITRAVKGDYDGQTVSPATVGQITWPEFAQMASEAVGKPVKAVPIPLSVLYPVAAVTSALSLSFGRGHLTLGKLREFLYDDWRSETLIQSDTSMADRLSQTLAAYRSDTKS
- a CDS encoding fatty acyl-AMP ligase — its product is MTMPTPTLRSKPIIHSDFPTLCDGLDYAATCDTGFNFYTGKGDLKTALPYRELRERAVDVAKRLVKFADKDARIGIAAVSSPEFAVLFFACQYAGLVPAPLPLPVTLGGRSSYERQLQRMAETGDFHALFTPASMESIMSSALNDTNVPVISFEDVLTLPQGDNLRPHGPDGLCYIQYSSGSSSSPKGILGTQFSVSSNCRGITRDGMQMKEDDRGTTWLPMYHDMGLIGFMIAPMMSQLTVDYLDPQDFTRRPMTWLQLISDHKGTLSYSPTFGYELCVRRWREDRELDLSSWRAAGIGGDMVRPEPLTEFAKTFGPMGFAEDAFKPSYGLAETTLAATFAPFGQGLLKHTIDMGRYERTSEAVEASDLTPDEQKRTFVACGTVLPDHAIEIRNFDGDVLGQKQVGQVFLKGPSVSPGYFRNKQATEASFSKDGWLNTGDLGYWLEDQLVVTGRFKDLILWHGRNIWPQDIEWAAQAAAPHRCGLACSFATGGAGDEKNIMLLLECRTRDPQLLDEIYTAVTAAIRLEVGVPVKLQLVPRGTMIITSSGKLSRARVKEKFVTGQIIDLLDETPMKIVKSDTV
- a CDS encoding Glu/Leu/Phe/Val dehydrogenase dimerization domain-containing protein, which gives rise to MIFDHIDFDDHEHVAFASDPDSGLRCIIAVHSTTLGPSAGGTRFWSYADSASALTDALRLSRAMSLKNAMADIPHGGGKGVIMKPEGEFDREAIFAAYGRALNRVGGAYYTAEDVGVSPDDMRVIHRQTDYVAGLDEGAAASGDPSPVTADGVYRGLCVAIKRKLNKNDFSDLTVAVQGLGHVGYALCGHLHAAGAKLIVADIRDDVLQSAISDFDASVVPVEAIHAVDADVFAPCALGGAVNANTIGGIQVKIVGGAANNQLATPDMGQALHERGILYCPDYVLNGGGIINVAAELSGHYDPNWVDGKLNGLADTLAAVFEAAEADNVSPDVVAERMALARIAAKKLDMA